The nucleotide window AGAAATTATATTTTCTGAGAAAAATACATAACTTGAAAAACAGTTTCTTCATTTAAAATAGACTTTAGCGTACTTAGTATATCTTTTAGCCTACCTCCAAAGCTTTCTTTCTTTATATTTTTTTCGTAATAAGTAAAAACAATTTCGTCATCATCAATATCATTCTCATCAAAGTCGAAAAAGTAGTTTAAGTGCACCTCGTAGTCACCTGATTTGAATGTAAAAAATACACTGTTTTCATTTGTTAAAGAGAAAGACAGGTCTGAATTGATAAAACTCATCAATTCAAATAAAACATCGGTGAATTTTGATTTTAATTCATTGTACTCATAGTCTTGTTCTAAGTCACAAAGAGCATTAAATTTACTTAAGTACACAACAAACTTTTTTGAGTTGTGTAATGCCATACTACTAACTATGCTCGGTCTAACATGATCAAAACTAACGGCAGGTACCATTGTATGCATAAAATTGTTCACCGCAAAAGAATAAGGGTCGTTTTTTGTTTTATAGAAACGACTTATTTCTTTTTGCTTTTTTGTAATCTTAGTGTCTGGATTTAAAACTGCAGGCATACTAATAAATTGGTTTTAAAGTTTTTAAGTATTCTTCTTTCATAATGGAAAAGAAAACTTCTTTTTGCTTATCGTGAGCTGTTGAAATAGCCTCTAAAATATATTCAATACTATTTCCACTAACATTCTCATTTAAAACATCAATATCAACAGTCGAAATCTTTTTATCACCAGTGCTTTTTATCTTTACGTTATTTTGAAAATTGAGAAATATTTTCAAATCTTCTTCTTGAAATTCAGACCTAAACGTATATACATCTGATTTAACATGAGGCAGTCCGAATGAAAAATTAAATTTAAAAGAGTCATGAATATTCATTTCAGGGTATTCACTAATATACCTTACACTAGCTCTTCTATAATTTTTTATTG belongs to Winogradskyella sp. J14-2 and includes:
- a CDS encoding TIGR04255 family protein, producing MDIPKSISPDRIVDAFVEVRYDSHLPFEIVVGTIFQNLDESYIYTNAPSKNLPVGGLNLSLGGTPLFYNDKIKIMLLDNSILFNILSSYIGWKEYIYQIKKVLSQIAGVNSPIKNYRRASVRYISEYPEMNIHDSFKFNFSFGLPHVKSDVYTFRSEFQEEDLKIFLNFQNNVKIKSTGDKKISTVDIDVLNENVSGNSIEYILEAISTAHDKQKEVFFSIMKEEYLKTLKPIY